A window of the Euzebya pacifica genome harbors these coding sequences:
- a CDS encoding DUF4386 domain-containing protein, with translation MTTTLDVRAIDDRTTAPPHRPQRLARLAGLLYLLVLVAGAPPELLVRVPIAAEEGTSAIAAAIRDGADLFRLAALSDLVNIVAFLGVALVLYGLLRSVHAGAARAMLAFNAVSVAIMALNTVNHLAAWWFATNADLAASLGSETADGLAATFLELHGIGFSIAEVFFGLWLFPLGWMLWRTRAVPRPIAGLLMIGTVGYLANSAATFLSPDLSHALTPLFTTPPALAEIALLLWLLVKGLALPRTTTKVAA, from the coding sequence ATGACCACCACCCTCGACGTCCGAGCCATCGACGATCGCACGACCGCCCCACCGCATCGACCCCAACGGCTTGCCCGCCTCGCGGGGCTCCTCTACCTGCTCGTGCTGGTGGCGGGAGCGCCGCCGGAGCTCCTTGTCCGCGTCCCCATCGCCGCGGAGGAGGGCACGAGCGCCATCGCTGCGGCCATCCGCGACGGTGCCGACCTGTTCCGGCTCGCCGCGCTGAGTGACCTGGTCAACATCGTCGCGTTCCTCGGCGTCGCGCTGGTGCTGTACGGCCTGCTCCGCAGCGTCCACGCCGGCGCTGCTCGGGCCATGCTCGCCTTCAACGCCGTCTCGGTGGCGATCATGGCGCTGAACACCGTCAACCACCTCGCCGCCTGGTGGTTCGCCACGAACGCCGACCTGGCCGCATCGCTGGGCAGCGAAACCGCAGACGGGCTCGCCGCGACGTTCCTCGAGCTGCACGGCATCGGGTTCTCGATCGCGGAGGTCTTCTTCGGCCTGTGGCTGTTCCCCCTCGGCTGGATGCTGTGGCGAACCCGTGCCGTCCCACGGCCGATCGCCGGCCTGCTGATGATCGGCACTGTCGGCTATCTCGCGAACTCCGCCGCCACGTTCCTGTCGCCGGACCTCAGCCACGCGCTGACCCCGCTGTTCACGACCCCGCCCGCCCTGGCCGAGATCGCGCTGCTGCTGTGGCTGCTGGTGAAGGGCCTCGCGCTGCCGCGCACCACCACGAAGGTGGCCGCCTGA
- a CDS encoding ABC transporter ATP-binding protein produces the protein MKADPAITVTGLVKRYDSRAVVDEVSLTVEQGEIFAIVGPNGAGKSTTIETIAGLRTPDAGTVRVFGHDPIGDRTAVRGLLGVQLQESSFQDKLTAREIVDTYAGLYQDPLDSGELLDRLGLGPSAGTRYAKLSGGQQQRVSIAVALVGRPRVVILDELTTGLDPQSRRETWGLVEDLRDDDVTVLLVTHFMEEAERLADHVALIDRGRVVASDTPAGLIGDAGLAQQLRFTTAAALDEDWILRLPEVSAVARDRHEFVVTGDERMLFSVVSLLGAHDIVPDRLQVDQPTLDDAFVAITGRLLDTDHTTLEAAR, from the coding sequence ATGAAGGCCGACCCCGCCATCACCGTCACCGGCCTCGTGAAGCGCTACGACAGCCGGGCCGTGGTCGACGAGGTGTCCCTCACCGTCGAGCAGGGCGAGATCTTCGCCATCGTGGGCCCCAACGGCGCCGGCAAGAGCACGACGATCGAGACGATCGCGGGGCTGCGCACCCCCGACGCCGGGACGGTTCGCGTCTTCGGGCACGACCCGATCGGGGACCGGACCGCGGTTCGCGGGCTGCTCGGCGTCCAGCTCCAGGAGAGCAGCTTCCAGGACAAGCTGACCGCTCGCGAGATCGTCGACACCTACGCGGGGCTGTATCAAGACCCGCTGGACAGCGGCGAGCTGCTGGACCGTCTGGGCCTCGGCCCCTCCGCCGGTACTCGCTACGCCAAGCTGTCCGGCGGGCAGCAGCAGCGCGTGTCGATCGCGGTCGCCCTGGTGGGGCGGCCGCGGGTGGTCATCCTCGACGAGCTGACCACGGGCCTGGACCCGCAGTCGCGCCGCGAGACGTGGGGCCTCGTCGAGGACCTCCGCGACGACGACGTCACCGTGCTGCTGGTCACGCACTTCATGGAGGAGGCCGAGCGCCTCGCCGATCACGTCGCCCTGATCGACCGTGGCCGCGTCGTTGCAAGCGACACTCCCGCCGGGCTCATCGGCGACGCCGGCCTGGCGCAGCAGCTGCGGTTCACCACCGCCGCGGCGCTGGACGAGGACTGGATCCTCCGACTGCCGGAGGTCTCCGCAGTCGCTCGCGACCGGCACGAGTTCGTCGTCACCGGTGACGAACGGATGCTCTTCTCGGTCGTGTCGCTGCTCGGGGCGCACGACATCGTCCCCGATCGCCTGCAGGTCGACCAGCCGACGCTGGACGACGCCTTCGTGGCCATCACCGGCCGCCTGCTCGACACCGACCACACCACCCTGGAGGCAGCCCGATGA
- a CDS encoding ABC transporter permease has translation MNAFATLSRTQAKVFLREPVVVAFGLVFPAVLLLLIGNVFPGATEVNAQLGNRSLVEIYAPATAVMALLTLGIAMLPQALGLDRERGILRRMSARPAHPRLLVAAHLVVQAVAVTLATLAAVLVGALAFALPLPQHPVWFVVAFALSTAALLAVGVLIGALVPTAQAGVGTGMLVYFPMLFFAGIYLPLEVMPEGLRTVSSWTPAGAAVDALGDAWAGTPPSVTSLLVLVISAVVAGGLATRSFRWE, from the coding sequence ATGAACGCGTTCGCGACACTCAGCCGCACCCAGGCCAAGGTCTTCCTCCGCGAACCCGTCGTGGTGGCCTTCGGCCTCGTCTTCCCCGCCGTCCTGCTGCTGCTCATCGGCAACGTGTTCCCCGGCGCCACCGAGGTCAACGCCCAGCTCGGCAACCGGAGCCTAGTCGAGATCTACGCCCCCGCGACCGCCGTCATGGCCCTGCTCACCCTCGGCATCGCGATGCTGCCGCAGGCCCTTGGCCTCGATCGGGAGCGCGGCATCCTCCGCCGGATGTCGGCGAGGCCGGCCCACCCCCGGCTGCTGGTCGCCGCACACCTCGTGGTGCAGGCCGTCGCCGTCACGCTCGCCACGCTGGCCGCGGTGCTGGTCGGTGCCCTCGCCTTCGCGCTGCCGTTGCCCCAGCACCCGGTCTGGTTCGTCGTGGCCTTCGCCCTGTCGACCGCGGCGCTGCTGGCCGTCGGCGTCCTGATCGGGGCGCTCGTCCCCACCGCGCAGGCGGGCGTTGGGACCGGGATGCTCGTGTACTTCCCGATGCTGTTCTTCGCGGGCATCTACCTGCCGCTGGAGGTCATGCCGGAGGGCCTGCGGACCGTCAGCAGCTGGACGCCGGCAGGGGCGGCCGTGGACGCCCTCGGCGACGCGTGGGCAGGTACCCCACCCTCGGTCACCAGCCTGCTGGTGCTGGTCATCTCGGCGGTCGTGGCTGGGGGACTCGCAACGCGCTCCTTCCGCTGGGAGTGA
- a CDS encoding CNNM domain-containing protein: MIISLAAAAVSADGGGSGSLALLVVYVAVAIGVSFLCSIMEAVLLSVTPAYIGALEPTKPAVAARLRELKDDVDRPLAAILTLNTVAHTIGAAGAGAEAAAYFGNGAIGVFSAVLTLAILVLSEIIPKTVGAVYWRGLAPLVSQLLKPLIYLLYPLVVMSQWFAKLLTRGQKKSDVSREELAALADIGAEEGVFGAREAGLFKSLLRFESLAASDVMTPRTVVVAFPEDGTAQDVMDANRPFSRYPVFSGSRDDITGYVLLSDALTKVADDAHDTPLSGLRRDLLHVPEDESVLEVFEHLVEGGEHIALVVDEYGGTAGVVTMEDIIETLLGLEITDETDETEDMQVLARSQWLARASRLGLVDDKEREATIRLGLTGGEPPHSGT; the protein is encoded by the coding sequence GTGATCATCTCCCTCGCTGCCGCAGCCGTGTCTGCCGACGGGGGCGGCTCCGGGTCGCTCGCGCTCCTGGTCGTCTACGTCGCCGTGGCGATCGGCGTGTCGTTCCTCTGCTCGATCATGGAGGCGGTGCTGCTCAGCGTCACACCCGCCTACATCGGTGCGTTGGAGCCGACGAAGCCCGCGGTTGCGGCGCGGTTGCGCGAGCTGAAGGACGACGTGGACCGACCGCTCGCGGCGATCCTGACGCTCAACACCGTCGCCCACACCATCGGTGCAGCCGGTGCCGGTGCAGAGGCCGCTGCCTACTTCGGCAACGGGGCGATCGGCGTGTTCTCCGCCGTCCTGACGCTGGCTATCCTCGTCCTGAGCGAGATCATCCCCAAGACCGTGGGGGCGGTGTACTGGCGTGGCCTGGCACCCCTGGTGAGCCAGCTGCTGAAGCCGCTGATCTACCTGCTGTACCCGCTGGTGGTCATGTCGCAGTGGTTCGCGAAGCTGCTCACCCGCGGGCAGAAGAAGAGCGACGTCAGCCGTGAGGAGCTGGCGGCGCTGGCCGACATCGGGGCAGAGGAAGGCGTCTTCGGCGCGCGGGAGGCCGGGCTGTTCAAGAGCCTCCTCCGGTTCGAGAGCCTCGCCGCCTCCGACGTCATGACCCCTCGCACCGTCGTGGTGGCGTTCCCCGAGGACGGCACGGCCCAGGACGTGATGGACGCGAACCGTCCGTTCTCCCGCTACCCGGTCTTCTCGGGAAGCCGAGACGACATCACGGGCTACGTCCTGCTCAGCGACGCGCTGACCAAGGTCGCCGACGATGCGCACGACACACCGCTGTCGGGCCTGCGTCGCGACCTGCTCCACGTGCCCGAGGACGAGTCGGTCCTCGAGGTCTTCGAGCACCTCGTGGAGGGCGGCGAACACATCGCGCTGGTCGTCGACGAGTACGGCGGGACGGCCGGCGTCGTCACCATGGAGGACATCATCGAGACGCTCCTGGGCCTGGAGATCACCGACGAGACCGACGAGACCGAGGACATGCAGGTCCTGGCTCGAAGCCAGTGGCTCGCACGTGCATCACGGCTGGGGCTGGTCGACGACAAGGAGCGGGAGGCGACCATCCGCCTGGGCCTCACCGGCGGCGAGCCGCCGCACAGCGGTACCTGA
- a CDS encoding sensor domain-containing protein, producing MARTGTALEAGLAGRAGAARADDALGFAAMMVAEAEERFRLTLEHAPIGMAIIELDGQIRDVNRELSRILGRTPDELRAVRYEDFAHPDDDAPPIYRELAPGAQEFHRAEKRYVRPDGSIVWAELTGMIVRRPDSAPLHIVALLRDLTERRTWERSLREQDLRLRALADGSTDFFVYRVSLEPELSYDYLSEAVEAVSGYTVAELEANPMLIFERVHPEDLPLMRARMTEQRMGGTDVTYRFRHRDGHQIWIKARSAPVVVDGRIVAMDGIATDVTAQMQARQQKAWFSRLVANSSHVILAIDGHGVIQQASPSVETVLGWTTEETVGDSLWAGMHHEDIAVNKDHFVNGRVGQVTRVRMRHRSGAWRWMEAQAASMDEDAEARGIVVTLRDITDQAAAEAALARQAVTDGLTRLPNRTLLRDRISRAIARREQNGTTVGVLTVNLDRFHTVNMDLGHEAGDRVLIEAGARLTALVPPNQTVGRFAADELVVCAEGPDVDHVFDVAERVRLALARPFVVGEDEIVLSGSVGVAVVEDAGDTVDDALARSALALREAKANGGDAVHVFGVELRERARRRREIERGLRTALENQEFALHYQPIVDVRDGRPVSVEALLRWFHPERGPIGPDDFVPVAEDIGLIADIGDWVIDEAACGQLARWRQQPGLDDLTVSINVAAQQLDDEAFATRLQRTIDSHGLHPADIVLEVTESAAVSGDHLARLEDAAELGVGIAIDDFGTHYSSLSHITRLPVDYIKIDRSFTSGVTGDRGKRAIIMAVAQLARGLRLATVAEGVETQEQADDIALLGIDRAQGYLYSRPVPATEIEELSRSM from the coding sequence ATGGCAAGAACAGGTACGGCGCTGGAGGCTGGGTTGGCTGGACGCGCCGGGGCGGCGCGTGCAGACGATGCGCTCGGCTTCGCGGCCATGATGGTGGCGGAGGCGGAGGAACGCTTTCGGCTCACCCTGGAGCATGCCCCCATCGGCATGGCGATCATCGAGCTCGATGGCCAGATCCGCGACGTGAACAGGGAGCTGTCGCGGATCCTCGGCCGAACGCCCGACGAGCTGCGTGCCGTGCGCTACGAGGACTTCGCCCACCCCGACGACGATGCCCCGCCGATCTATCGCGAGCTCGCGCCGGGGGCGCAGGAGTTCCACCGGGCCGAGAAGCGCTACGTCCGTCCCGACGGGTCGATCGTGTGGGCCGAGCTCACCGGCATGATCGTCCGTCGTCCCGACAGCGCTCCGTTGCACATCGTCGCCCTGCTCCGAGACCTGACCGAGCGGCGGACGTGGGAACGGTCCCTGCGCGAGCAGGACCTGCGCCTTCGTGCGCTGGCGGACGGCAGCACGGACTTCTTCGTCTACCGGGTCAGCCTGGAGCCCGAGCTGTCCTACGACTACTTGAGCGAGGCCGTCGAGGCCGTGAGCGGTTACACGGTCGCTGAGCTCGAGGCCAACCCCATGCTGATCTTCGAGCGCGTCCATCCCGAGGACCTGCCGTTGATGCGGGCACGGATGACCGAGCAACGCATGGGAGGGACGGACGTCACGTACCGCTTCAGGCATCGCGATGGCCACCAGATCTGGATCAAGGCCAGGAGCGCCCCCGTCGTGGTCGACGGACGAATCGTGGCCATGGACGGGATCGCCACCGATGTGACTGCACAGATGCAGGCACGGCAGCAGAAGGCGTGGTTCTCACGACTGGTGGCGAACTCCAGCCACGTCATCCTGGCGATCGACGGACACGGCGTGATCCAGCAGGCCTCGCCCAGCGTCGAGACCGTCCTCGGCTGGACAACGGAGGAGACGGTCGGCGACAGCCTGTGGGCGGGGATGCACCACGAGGACATCGCCGTCAACAAGGACCATTTCGTCAACGGCCGGGTCGGTCAGGTCACACGGGTTCGCATGCGACACCGGTCGGGAGCCTGGCGATGGATGGAGGCGCAGGCCGCGTCGATGGACGAAGACGCCGAGGCCCGGGGCATCGTGGTCACCCTCCGCGACATCACCGACCAAGCCGCTGCGGAGGCAGCGCTGGCCCGGCAGGCGGTCACCGATGGCCTGACGCGGCTCCCCAACCGCACCCTGCTCCGGGACCGAATCTCGCGGGCGATCGCGCGCCGTGAGCAGAACGGCACGACCGTTGGCGTCCTGACGGTCAACCTCGACCGCTTCCACACCGTGAACATGGACCTCGGCCACGAGGCGGGAGACCGCGTGCTGATCGAGGCCGGCGCCAGGCTCACCGCGCTGGTCCCACCGAACCAGACGGTCGGGAGGTTCGCGGCCGACGAGCTCGTCGTGTGTGCCGAGGGGCCCGACGTCGACCACGTCTTCGACGTGGCAGAACGCGTTCGGTTGGCGCTTGCACGACCGTTCGTCGTCGGTGAGGACGAGATCGTCCTGTCCGGCAGCGTCGGGGTCGCCGTGGTCGAGGATGCCGGCGACACGGTCGACGACGCCCTGGCGCGGTCCGCGCTCGCGCTGCGGGAGGCGAAGGCCAACGGGGGTGACGCGGTCCACGTGTTCGGGGTCGAGCTCAGGGAACGAGCACGACGGCGACGCGAGATCGAGCGGGGCCTCAGGACGGCGCTGGAGAACCAGGAGTTCGCACTCCACTACCAGCCGATCGTCGATGTCAGGGACGGCCGGCCGGTCAGCGTCGAAGCGCTGCTCCGCTGGTTCCATCCCGAACGGGGACCGATCGGGCCCGACGATTTCGTCCCGGTCGCCGAGGACATCGGGTTGATCGCCGACATCGGCGACTGGGTCATCGACGAGGCCGCCTGCGGGCAGCTGGCGCGCTGGCGGCAACAGCCCGGACTGGACGACCTGACCGTGTCGATCAACGTCGCCGCCCAGCAGCTCGACGACGAGGCGTTCGCGACCCGCCTGCAACGGACCATCGACTCCCATGGGCTTCATCCGGCCGACATCGTGCTGGAGGTGACCGAGTCTGCGGCGGTGTCGGGCGACCACCTCGCGCGGCTGGAGGACGCAGCCGAGCTTGGTGTCGGCATCGCCATCGATGACTTCGGCACGCACTACTCCTCGTTGTCCCATATCACCCGGCTGCCCGTGGACTACATCAAGATCGACCGGTCGTTCACGAGCGGGGTGACCGGCGACCGGGGGAAGCGAGCGATCATCATGGCGGTTGCACAGCTGGCCAGGGGGCTGCGTCTCGCCACCGTGGCGGAGGGCGTGGAGACCCAGGAGCAGGCTGACGACATCGCGCTGCTCGGCATCGATCGGGCACAGGGGTACCTCTACAGCCGTCCTGTGCCGGCGACGGAGATCGAGGAGCTCAGCCGTTCGATGTGA
- a CDS encoding HNH endonuclease signature motif containing protein translates to MAEPAREGIARVSEEVAAHEARVERLVDELTGLFSTLSAGEARFVALVGEFDELGGWADGQTRTCAHWLNWKLGIAMPAARERVRVARALRELPRLAGAFGEGRLSYSKVRAVTRVATQATEETLLGFALYATAAQLERICRTWRQVRAASEPDAELRQRATQRFDVVLTDDGMMDVAASLPTDVGVVVAQALTKASTQLFADRGPEGEGEDRRIEALRVICESFLAGGSSGTSSADIWQVVVSTSADALARAAEQDGRCEGGGPTDVDGSDDGDRTTDDEALHVADHGLGQVEDGPVLARSVLSRLACDAVLVGMVTARDSGDGTGQPIGIGRRRRTIPGWLRKLVHQRDPGCRFPGCPNTRWTDAHHIIHWAAGGRTDLDNLVRLCRFHHTSVHQLGIGIGRSVADRSWAFTTADGHPIEPPRLRAADGALEPGRGLGSWEGDPARMGPIVDALVLASAAHDRSGAVPDVSAETSEPLGRQVRDPAACVA, encoded by the coding sequence GTGGCGGAACCAGCGCGGGAGGGAATCGCGCGGGTCAGCGAGGAGGTGGCCGCCCACGAGGCGCGGGTCGAGCGGCTCGTCGACGAGCTGACGGGGCTGTTCTCGACCCTGTCGGCCGGTGAGGCACGCTTCGTGGCGCTCGTAGGCGAGTTCGACGAGCTGGGTGGGTGGGCCGACGGGCAGACGCGGACGTGCGCCCACTGGCTGAACTGGAAGCTCGGGATCGCGATGCCGGCGGCCCGCGAGCGGGTGCGGGTGGCTCGGGCCCTGCGCGAGCTGCCGAGGTTGGCCGGCGCGTTCGGAGAGGGACGGCTGTCGTACAGCAAGGTCCGGGCGGTCACGCGGGTGGCGACGCAGGCGACCGAGGAGACGCTGCTCGGGTTCGCGTTGTACGCCACCGCGGCGCAGCTCGAGCGGATCTGCCGGACCTGGCGACAGGTCCGCGCCGCCAGCGAGCCGGACGCCGAGCTCCGACAGCGCGCGACACAGCGGTTCGACGTCGTCCTCACCGACGACGGGATGATGGACGTGGCTGCGTCACTGCCGACCGATGTGGGGGTCGTGGTCGCGCAGGCGCTGACGAAGGCGTCGACGCAGCTGTTCGCCGACAGGGGACCGGAGGGGGAGGGGGAGGACCGTCGGATCGAGGCGCTGCGGGTGATCTGCGAGTCGTTCCTCGCGGGCGGATCGTCGGGGACGTCGTCCGCCGACATCTGGCAGGTCGTGGTCTCCACCAGCGCCGACGCGCTCGCAAGGGCCGCCGAGCAGGACGGACGGTGCGAGGGGGGCGGGCCGACCGACGTCGATGGGTCCGACGACGGGGACCGGACGACGGACGACGAGGCCTTGCACGTGGCTGACCACGGGCTCGGCCAGGTCGAGGACGGACCGGTGCTGGCACGGTCGGTGCTGTCCCGGTTGGCATGCGACGCCGTCCTCGTCGGGATGGTGACGGCCCGGGACTCCGGCGACGGCACGGGTCAGCCCATCGGTATCGGCAGGCGTCGTCGGACGATCCCCGGGTGGCTCCGCAAGCTGGTCCACCAGCGTGACCCCGGCTGCCGCTTCCCGGGATGTCCCAACACCCGCTGGACCGATGCCCACCACATCATCCACTGGGCGGCCGGGGGCAGGACCGACCTCGACAACCTGGTGCGACTCTGTCGCTTCCACCACACCAGCGTCCATCAGCTCGGGATCGGGATCGGCCGGTCGGTGGCTGACCGCTCGTGGGCCTTCACGACGGCCGACGGCCACCCGATCGAGCCGCCACGGCTCCGCGCTGCGGACGGGGCGCTCGAGCCGGGCCGGGGCCTGGGCTCGTGGGAGGGCGACCCGGCCAGAATGGGTCCCATCGTCGACGCGCTGGTCCTCGCGTCAGCCGCCCACGACCGGTCCGGGGCCGTCCCCGACGTTTCCGCGGAAACATCCGAACCGCTCGGCCGGCAGGTCAGGGACCCGGCCGCGTGCGTCGCGTGA
- a CDS encoding SDR family NAD(P)-dependent oxidoreductase, producing MTTIMITGATDGIGLATAQELAEQGHDLVLHGRNAEKLQAARQAVEGARAGSVVGTLRADLADLAQVSALATDAQGLGVEVLVNNAGVLTTDRPITDDGLDVRFVVNTIAPYLLTRRLLPSLPRHGRVVNLSSAAQAPVDLEALGGGRRLDDRAAYAQSKLAITMWTRHLAQELGQDGPVVVAVNPGSLLATKMVQDGFGIEGNDVGIGVGVLVRAATGDDFADASGMYYDNDARRFADPHPSGMDDQRTTAVVAAIEAIISR from the coding sequence ATGACCACGATCATGATCACCGGCGCGACCGACGGCATCGGCCTTGCCACCGCCCAGGAGCTGGCCGAGCAAGGCCACGACCTGGTGCTGCACGGCCGGAACGCCGAGAAGCTGCAGGCCGCCCGGCAGGCCGTGGAGGGCGCGCGGGCAGGTTCCGTGGTCGGCACCCTCCGAGCCGACCTGGCCGACCTCGCCCAGGTGTCCGCGCTCGCCACGGACGCACAGGGCCTCGGTGTGGAGGTACTCGTCAACAACGCTGGTGTGCTGACCACCGACCGCCCGATCACCGACGACGGGCTCGACGTGCGGTTCGTGGTCAACACCATCGCGCCCTATCTGCTGACCCGACGCCTCCTCCCCTCCCTCCCGCGCCACGGGCGTGTGGTCAACCTCTCCTCCGCCGCGCAGGCACCCGTTGACCTCGAGGCCCTGGGCGGTGGCCGTCGGCTGGACGACCGGGCCGCCTACGCCCAGAGCAAGCTGGCCATCACCATGTGGACGCGCCACCTGGCGCAGGAGCTCGGGCAGGACGGGCCGGTCGTGGTCGCCGTCAACCCCGGGTCGCTCCTCGCGACGAAGATGGTGCAGGACGGATTCGGCATCGAGGGCAACGACGTCGGCATCGGCGTGGGTGTCCTGGTCCGGGCGGCCACCGGCGACGACTTCGCCGACGCCTCCGGCATGTACTACGACAACGACGCGCGCCGGTTCGCCGATCCCCACCCGAGCGGGATGGACGACCAACGCACCACCGCGGTTGTCGCGGCGATCGAGGCCATCATCAGTCGCTGA
- a CDS encoding NAD(P)H-binding protein, which yields MKVAVTSTSGRLGAEIVKACLELLPADDVIGLARTPERAAHLGVEIRPGDYEQRDALETSLVGVDVVLLVSGMDAPDKRIGQHRNVIEAARAAGARKIVYTSIQGAEEGTAFTPVVRSNRQTEQDVRDSGLDWAIGRNGIYIEPDVEYLDRYVLAGGISNSAGDGRCGYTTRPELAHAYARMMTSDDHNGHTYDLHGQALTQAELAAHLNDAFGTDLTYTPMSVEEYRADRIAELGEFMGTIIAGIYQGIREGAADRPSDYRAATGRNHIGWDEYFSGLAAQR from the coding sequence ATGAAGGTGGCAGTGACGTCCACGAGCGGCAGGCTCGGCGCAGAGATCGTGAAGGCGTGCCTGGAGCTGCTGCCGGCCGACGACGTGATCGGCCTTGCCCGGACACCGGAGCGGGCGGCCCATCTCGGTGTCGAGATCCGACCCGGCGACTACGAACAGCGCGACGCCCTCGAAACGTCGCTCGTGGGCGTGGACGTGGTGCTGCTCGTCTCGGGGATGGACGCACCGGACAAGCGGATCGGCCAGCACCGCAACGTGATCGAGGCCGCCCGTGCGGCCGGGGCCCGCAAGATCGTCTACACCAGCATCCAGGGTGCGGAGGAGGGAACCGCCTTCACCCCGGTCGTACGGAGCAACCGCCAGACGGAGCAGGACGTCCGCGACAGCGGTCTGGACTGGGCCATCGGCCGCAACGGCATCTACATCGAACCCGACGTCGAGTACCTCGACCGCTACGTGCTGGCCGGTGGGATCAGTAACAGCGCGGGCGACGGTCGCTGCGGGTACACGACCCGACCCGAGCTGGCGCACGCCTACGCCCGGATGATGACCTCCGACGACCACAACGGTCACACCTACGACCTGCACGGCCAGGCCCTGACACAGGCCGAGCTGGCCGCCCACCTCAACGACGCGTTCGGCACCGACCTGACCTACACGCCGATGTCGGTCGAGGAGTACCGGGCCGACCGGATCGCCGAGCTGGGCGAGTTCATGGGCACGATCATCGCCGGCATCTACCAAGGCATCCGCGAGGGCGCCGCCGACCGACCGAGCGACTACCGAGCAGCGACCGGACGCAACCACATCGGCTGGGACGAGTACTTCTCCGGTCTGGCAGCGCAGCGGTAG
- a CDS encoding helix-turn-helix domain-containing protein → MAGSHRSPEPTPVEVSYAPQRGFRATPVEVLDRSRVLARHGPQAARRQRLGFHLLMIGTEGHGTHIVDYEPVDMAVGTCVRVHPGQVQQFVTEPEFEAAMVVWPVDAHPADPSAPAWFPGSGAATSWRLEGAFRAKVLDWIQELREEQARFDGLPRSHELLQTLLKALLLRMAIAFPESVPDAGKLPQPYLELREHLEAHVSQRPTVAELARDLGYSTRTLDRACQAVQDRTAKQVVDERVALEIRRLLTHTDRSLAAIASEFDFSDPSNFSKFVKRHLGSLPGQIRDEVTRDETG, encoded by the coding sequence ATGGCCGGATCCCACCGCTCGCCGGAGCCGACGCCGGTCGAGGTCTCCTACGCACCCCAGCGGGGATTCAGGGCGACGCCGGTGGAGGTCCTCGACCGGTCGAGGGTGCTGGCGCGACACGGTCCCCAGGCGGCCAGGCGCCAGCGCCTCGGGTTCCACCTCTTGATGATCGGCACCGAGGGTCACGGCACGCACATCGTGGACTACGAGCCCGTGGACATGGCCGTCGGCACGTGCGTGCGCGTCCATCCGGGGCAGGTGCAGCAGTTCGTCACCGAGCCGGAGTTCGAAGCGGCCATGGTCGTGTGGCCGGTCGACGCGCACCCCGCCGACCCGTCAGCGCCCGCGTGGTTTCCCGGCAGTGGCGCCGCGACCAGCTGGCGGCTGGAGGGTGCCTTTCGCGCCAAGGTGCTCGACTGGATCCAGGAGCTGCGTGAGGAGCAGGCCCGCTTCGATGGGCTGCCCCGTTCGCACGAGCTCCTGCAGACCCTGCTGAAGGCCCTGCTGCTGCGCATGGCCATCGCCTTCCCGGAGTCGGTTCCGGACGCGGGCAAGCTTCCGCAGCCCTACCTGGAGCTGCGCGAGCACTTGGAGGCGCACGTGTCCCAGCGGCCGACGGTGGCCGAGCTGGCCCGTGACCTCGGCTACAGCACCCGCACCCTCGATCGAGCCTGTCAGGCCGTGCAGGACCGGACCGCCAAGCAGGTCGTGGACGAACGGGTGGCCCTGGAGATCCGGCGGCTGCTGACCCACACGGACCGGTCGCTGGCCGCCATCGCGTCCGAGTTCGACTTCAGCGATCCGTCGAACTTCTCGAAGTTCGTCAAGCGGCACCTCGGGAGCCTGCCGGGACAGATCCGCGACGAGGTCACGCGGGACGAAACCGGCTGA
- a CDS encoding DUF4405 domain-containing protein codes for MDEAIAGPTPARTTARASLRTRVWVDVALLVGYVALSAPQSTGIPFHEYATLVFIPIFISHIVLDWAWVREVFRRSGRRRSGTVRFNRAFDIVIFIGMVVAVYSGFLVSEALLPDLGFNPTTSTFWSTVHDASSNLLIVLVGVHLAMHWPWIKRNVGRILPNRRPS; via the coding sequence GTGGACGAGGCAATCGCTGGGCCGACCCCCGCGCGGACAACCGCGCGGGCGTCGCTCAGGACACGGGTGTGGGTCGATGTGGCCCTGCTGGTCGGCTACGTCGCGCTGTCGGCGCCGCAGTCGACCGGCATCCCGTTCCACGAGTACGCCACCCTGGTGTTCATCCCGATCTTCATCAGCCACATCGTGCTGGACTGGGCGTGGGTCCGAGAGGTCTTCCGCCGTTCGGGACGCCGACGGAGTGGCACCGTGCGCTTCAACCGCGCGTTCGACATCGTCATCTTCATCGGCATGGTCGTCGCCGTCTACTCGGGATTCCTCGTCTCCGAAGCGCTCCTGCCCGACCTCGGGTTCAACCCAACGACCAGCACCTTCTGGTCAACCGTTCACGACGCCAGCAGCAACCTCCTCATCGTGCTCGTCGGTGTCCACTTGGCGATGCACTGGCCGTGGATCAAGCGCAACGTGGGTCGAATCCTTCCGAACCGGAGGCCCTCGTGA